Sequence from the Symbiopectobacterium purcellii genome:
GCGGCTTGTACCGCGTATCTTGCCAGAGGAGTGTAGTGTGGTGATGGTGCTTTTTTTTCGTAACATTTCTAGTTGTCGCCATGCCAGGCACGGGCCACGGCCTCGAAGTTTTTGCCATCGTATTCTTCCTTGGCCTTTACCGCATTCCTATACTCTCGGGGATCCATTCCCGCAGCAACCAGTTTCCTGGCTTCATCGTGTTTTGACGCGCCTGTGCCAGAGAGATATCAGGATAAACCCCTAACGCCAGAAGGTGCTGCTTACCGCCAAAGCGAAAACGCAACCGCCAGTATTTTGAGCCATTGGGGTGAACTAACAGAAGCATCCCACCATTGTCCGTCAGTGAATACTGTTTTTCTTCTGGTTTTGCCGTGCGCACTTTCATATCAGTCAGGGCCATGCCCCATGTCCTCATAGGTGCTTACAAAAGCACTGCCGATGCAGCCAGCGTGGAGTTTGTCGAGCGAGTGCAGCGCATGGCGCGTGTGCATCACTATGGCCTGCGCGATCGGCCTAACCGCAACAGTGATGATGTGCAATATGAGGCAAGGCTGCTGCTGGGGTTTATTCAGGAAGAGAGCAATCTGATTGAGACGCTGGTGCTTGAACACTTTCGTCATTAAGAAGTGCCCCGAAAATGGGGCACAGCAAATCTAGCCGCGGTGGATGATTGCTTCATTTAACGCATTAATAACATCATTAATATACTTTACATCTTGGCTGCTTAACGCCTGAGACTCACCTGATGCACTATTCAAAACAACAATGTATTCAGGCTTAATTGATCTAAACCATACAACAGCCAATAGGAATAATCCCACGCCGATAGCTTTGAACAAAAATGTTGTCGCAACAAATACCATTGCTAAACCTATTAATCCAGCAATAACAGGTGCTGCTTTTGAAGGGTCTGTCTTGCCACGCTTAACGGAGGTGACGCCATTCATCGCGTATGTAGTCGAGCCAACTAAAAATCTTGCATTTGTAATGCTTACATTACCACCTTTGTAAAACTCAATTTCATCCATTTTTCATCCCAGAATTTAAATGTTTAGAAGCATCTCCAGCATAAAAAATAATTGAGCCTAAGAATAGTCTTAATGTGCATTTTGTTGTGCTAAGTACTAGGGGCTGTTGACAATTAACACAGCCAGACGAATGCAGCAGCGAGCGCAACGAATGATGCGAAGCGTTTTGAGAGTTTGTCGAAGCGTGTAGCTACGCGTCGAAATTGCTTGATACGGCAAAAGAAACGTTCGATCAAATTGCGTGAAGCGTAAAGATGTTTGTCCAGTGGGCGTTGCTCACGGCGATTCTCTTTGCTGGGGATGACAGCCTGAATGCCTACCGACTCCAGATATTGTAGAATCACATTCGTATCGTAGGCTTTGTCTGCAGCCAAGCTTGAAGGTTTCAATTCACCAAGTAAAGGCAATGCTTCTCTGGTGTCGCTCTTTTGACCACCAGTCAAACTAAAACGGGCAAGCATGCCCAGCCCATCAACCAGAGCGTGAATCTTGGTTGTCAATCCCCCGCGAGAACGACCAATCGACTGGTCACCGTTTTTTTGGGAGCGCCCGCTGCATGCTGATGAACCCGTACGATAGTGCTGTCGATGAAGATTTCCTCGAAATCGGCATCGCCCGCAAGTTCAGCAAAAACGGAATGCCATATTTCTGCCCGTGACCATCTGGCAAAGCGTTTGTACACACTGTTCCAGAGTCCGAAATCGGGTGGTAAATCTCTCCATGGGCTTCCAGTTCGGGCGATCCATAAAACCGCTTCGACAAAAAGCCGATTATCTGCTGCTGTTCGTCCCGGATCCGAATCCTTTCCCGGCAAAAACGGGCTAATCCGTTCGTATTGGTCATCACTGAGCATCAATCTTGGCATTCTGCTTTTCCAAAAAAGACAGAATGTAAACAGATTCTTTTACAAAAAAACAGGTTCTTGGCGATGATTGTCAACAGGCCCTACCGCACTACAGTTAATTGCCGAAAATAATTCCCTACGGCATCCTTTCCCTATGAAAACACGAGCCACCCTTACCGAAATCCAGCGTCTGCTGCGCAATCTGATCCGTGTCGGCGTCGTGACCAACGTCAACACCAAAGATGCCCTGTGCCGGGTGCAAACCGGAGACATGACAACCGACTGGTTGAACTGGCTGACCCGTCGTGCCGGGCGTTCCCGCGACTGATGGGCCCCGTCTATCGGTGAGCAGGTGTTAATTCTGTCTATCGGCGGCGAACGGGATACCGCCTTTGTGCTGCCCGGCATCTATTCCGATGACAACCCGGCGCCGTCGGCCTCTGCTGATGCATTGCATATCAGTTTTTCCGACGGTGCGGTGATCGAGTACGAACCTGAAAACGGCGCGCTGACCGTCAGCGGCATCAAAACCGCCGACGTCACCGCCTCTGAAACCCTTACTGCGACCGTGCCGCTGGTACTGGTGAAAGCCGCTACCCGCATCACGCTGGATTCGCCGGAAGTGCTCTGCACCAACAAGCTGATCACCGGAACGCTGGAAGTACAGCAAGGCGGAGAAATGCGCGGCAATATCCAGCATTCCGGCGGTTCGCTGTCGTCCAATGGCAAAGTGTTGCACACCTACAAACACCCTGGCGACAGCGGCGGCACCACAGGAACGCCACTATGACCGCGCGCGATAGCGGCATGAGCCACGATAACGGCACCGCGCTGGCTGACCTTGAGCACATTCGCCAAAGCGTGCGCGACATTCTGATCACACCGATAGGCTCACACGTGATGGACAATGATTACGGTTCGCTGCTGTCCGCCCTTATCGACCAGCCGCAAAGCCCGGCGGTGAAATTGCAGGTGATGGCCGCGTGTTACATGGCGCTGCTGCGCTGGGAGCCACGCATCACGCTGACGGGCATCACGCTCGAATCGACCTACGACGGCAAGCTGGCCGTCGATCTTGTGGGCGTGCTGACCGATAGCCCCGCCTTTTCTCTTTCTGTTCCTGTGAGCTGACACCATGGCAACCATTGATTTAAGCCAGCTTCCCGCCCCGGCTGTGGTGGAAGAACCGGATTACGAAACCATCTACAACGAGCGCAAAGCGGTGCTGTTGTCGCTCTACCCGGAAGACTAGCGCACCGCCGTTGCGCGCTGGAATCGGAGCCACTGGTCAAGCTGCTACAGGAAAACGCCTATCGTGAACTGCTGTGGCGGCAACGCGTCGATGAGGCCGCGCGATTGTGGATCGTGATGCTTACAGTGGCGTGCGCGCCTATTGGCTGGATCTCAACTTTGGCAAAAAAAGAAAGTCAGCGTAAAACGGCGCAGAACCAAGTCCAAACCGAAAAAGGAGAAAAACAGCAGCCACGAGGGCGAATACATGGAAGGGACCGACGGCAACGTGTATGTGTTGCGTAAAACCTACCAAAATGAAACCGCCGCCAAACCTGCAGCGGCAGCAAAATGGCAACAGCTTCAGCGGGGAGCCGCCGAGTTCTCTATCACCCTGGCGCGTGGCCGAGCTGATCTGTACCCGGAAATGCACGTCACCGTTACCAGCTTTAAAGCGGAGATAGATAATCAGGAATGGATTATTTCACGTGAGGAGCATGTGATTGGCGACAGCGGTTTTACCACGCGTCTGGAATTGGAAGCGAAAATATCTGACTGGATTGCAGAAAGTGAATAGAATAACCGTGAGTTCAACTCCCGCAGGGGAGATCATTATGTTCACTTGTCCATTTTGCGGTGCAGTAGCCCGCCCCCGTACCAGTCGCCGCCTAAACGAAATGACTATCCGCCAGTATCATCAGTGTCAACATCAGGAATGCAGCGAAACCTTTACCACGCTTAACACCGTAGAACACCGGGTGTCTAAGCGCGCCCGAGAGGAGCCCTTGCCGCCTGACTTTATCCCGCAGGATGCGTTTCCAACATCGCACTATGCGGGATCAGTTAAATTTGGCGCTGTAACGAAAGGCCCCTCGAGTTAAATCGCGGGGCCTTTTATCGGGATAATGAATATTATTTTTTGAAAAGACCTATCACACAATCAGAATATTATATTTTGAAATGTATTATTGACTTTAGCGACAGCAGATGCTAACCCTTGCATTTTTAATGATAACATCCTAAATACAATAACTTAGATTAACAAATTATAATGTACACAAAAAAAATAATTAACATAGCAATGCATTCACAGTAAAAAGGGCATAATCAATGAAAAAAACTCATGATTTACATGATTTTATGAATCAAATCAGTGCTGAAATGGCAAGTGAATATACTCGAATTCAAAAACGAGTGTCAGAAGACCCAGGGACAGCAGGAGATCAAGGTGAAGAGAATTGGGCCGAAATCCTAAGGGATTGGCTCCCACAAGAGTATCATATCGTTACAAAAGGAAGAATTATTAGCCAAGATGGTGAGACTAGCCCTCAAATCGATATTCTTATCCTGCATGCTTCGTATCCATCAAAGTTGTTAAATAAAAAATTATTTTTAGCAGCAGGTGTAGCAGCAGCATTTGAATGCAAAACAACGCTTAAAGCGTCTCATATCACTGAAGTAATAGAAAATAGTATAAAAATAAAAAATCTTTATAAGCCGCGTGGAGGAACACCCTATAGGGAATTACACTCTCCCATTATTTACGGACTATTAGCTCATTCCCACTCTTGGAAAGGTGAACAATCTGAACCAGAGAAAATTATTATCAACAAACTTATAAGTGAAGATAGAAAACTAATTTCACACCCTCGCTATGCGTTGGACTTATTATGTGTTGCAGACTTAGGCGCATGGCAATTTAGTAAAATGGCATTCGTAAAATCTAGCATTCCCCCTTCAGAAGGACAGAAACACTCAGTATCCATACATCAAGACGCTCTCACAATAAATACTGCATATCTCGGTCACATACTCAATGATGAGAGGCAAGATGGACACTTCAGGCCAATGGGGTTTTTAATTTCTCAATTAAATCAAATACTTGCATGGGAAAATATTTCTATGAGAAATTTGGCAGAATACTATTTTTTGACCAATTTAACAGGCAATGGTTCTGGCTCAATGCGTAGTTGGTCTGGTGACATTTTTACTGATAACGTACGCATCCAATTGCAACAGGGCGGAATGACTAGCAACACAAGTTGGAGTGAATGGTCCCCGGTTTTTCTTTAACAATGTTCAGCACTTCGAGCAGGAGTCCCCAAGTAGGTAATATGATTTGTGCGTAAAAGCTCTGTAATCAATAGCAGAGCTTTTTGCTGTTTGAATTGTTCATGATGACTTAATAATGCGCCCTGCTCTGCCAACCCTGAGCTTAACCACGCAAAACCGATGCCGCCACTCTGCTGCCACTGCGAAATTTAAAAAACAAAAAAACCACCTTGCGGTGGCGTAATAATATTTATAACTAATTGTTTTTATTAACTTAAACGATGGTGCCGGGGCGGGACTTGAAAAACATGACATCATCGTTGAATTTAAAGGCGTTACCTTAAAATCCAACTCACATGTACCCGCATTTGTACCCACAACCCAAATTGTTTCATTCCCTATCCTGCCGTTCGCTACGATACCAAGCAGTGACGCCAGTTGTTGAACTTCGACAGCATATTACAAAGGCTGGCTATTGTCAGCCGAACTACCGACCCAGTTTTCTACACGTAATCCAGGCACACGTTCAAACTCACGCACATTGTTCGTTATCAGAATCAAACCAGCGGACCGCGCGTGACCGGCTAACATAGCATCATACGGGCCAATGGGTGTTCCTTGTTTTGCCAGTTCCGCACGAATTTGACCAGTATGTACGGCAGCGTCAAAGCCATAAGTTTGCACTTCCAGACGTGCAGAAAACCCTTCTATCACGGCCAGATTTTTTTCTGGATTTACCGATTTCTCCGCGCCATAGATCAGTTCCATCAGCGTGATAGCGCTGATAGCAAACTGCCCGTAATGACGATAAAAAGCGTCCCGGACTTCCTGTGGTTTGTTCTTGATGGTGTAAATACAGATATTGGTATCGAGTAGATATTTCAGCATCAGAAATCTTCCCTGATCTGATCATCCGGTTGCTCTCTGGTGATCATGAA
This genomic interval carries:
- a CDS encoding phage virion morphogenesis protein encodes the protein MPHVLIGAYKSTADAASVEFVERVQRMARVHHYGLRDRPNRNSDDVQYEARLLLGFIQEESNLIETLVLEHFRH
- a CDS encoding DUF6232 family protein, whose amino-acid sequence is MDEIEFYKGGNVSITNARFLVGSTTYAMNGVTSVKRGKTDPSKAAPVIAGLIGLAMVFVATTFLFKAIGVGLFLLAVVWFRSIKPEYIVVLNSASGESQALSSQDVKYINDVINALNEAIIHRG
- a CDS encoding IS5 family transposase (programmed frameshift), producing MPRLMLSDDQYERISPFLPGKDSDPGRTAADNRLFVEAVLWIARTGSPWRDLPPDFGLWNSVYKRFARWSRAEIWHSVFAELAGDADFEEIFIDSTIVRVHQHAAGAPKKTGDQSIGRSRGGLTTKIHALVDGLGMLARFSLTGGQKSDTREALPLLGELKPSSLAADKAYDTNVILQYLESVGIQAVIPSKENRREQRPLDKHLYASRNLIERFFCRIKQFRRVATRFDKLSKRFASFVALAAAFVWLC
- a CDS encoding GPW/gp25 family protein encodes the protein MTARDSGMSHDNGTALADLEHIRQSVRDILITPIGSHVMDNDYGSLLSALIDQPQSPAVKLQVMAACYMALLRWEPRITLTGITLESTYDGKLAVDLVGVLTDSPAFSLSVPVS
- a CDS encoding DUF6602 domain-containing protein, which codes for MKKTHDLHDFMNQISAEMASEYTRIQKRVSEDPGTAGDQGEENWAEILRDWLPQEYHIVTKGRIISQDGETSPQIDILILHASYPSKLLNKKLFLAAGVAAAFECKTTLKASHITEVIENSIKIKNLYKPRGGTPYRELHSPIIYGLLAHSHSWKGEQSEPEKIIINKLISEDRKLISHPRYALDLLCVADLGAWQFSKMAFVKSSIPPSEGQKHSVSIHQDALTINTAYLGHILNDERQDGHFRPMGFLISQLNQILAWENISMRNLAEYYFLTNLTGNGSGSMRSWSGDIFTDNVRIQLQQGGMTSNTSWSEWSPVFL
- the vapC gene encoding type II toxin-antitoxin system tRNA(fMet)-specific endonuclease VapC, whose amino-acid sequence is MLKYLLDTNICIYTIKNKPQEVRDAFYRHYGQFAISAITLMELIYGAEKSVNPEKNLAVIEGFSARLEVQTYGFDAAVHTGQIRAELAKQGTPIGPYDAMLAGHARSAGLILITNNVREFERVPGLRVENWVGSSADNSQPL